One region of Candidatus Melainabacteria bacterium genomic DNA includes:
- a CDS encoding FliA/WhiG family RNA polymerase sigma factor, with translation MDLKDLKRNEERSLSRIVQAQEKNKKNICRGLNKSVDRDKFIRKYAYLVNWVVGRLPVASLKGLERDDLIGYGTIGLIEAIDRFDPTKGTNFKSFAITRIRGSIYDQLRASDWLTRGSRKRVKNLYNAINELETKLGRHPNDKEIAKELSISLQELRAIQQESQIGIYSLDEPRDNATEGSACLIDNVSSNATPVLEELEESELKEQLIKAIESLPEREKTIVGLYHYKKFTFKEIAEVMDFSESRASQIHARAISLLKSKLLKD, from the coding sequence ATGGATTTAAAAGATTTAAAAAGAAATGAAGAAAGAAGTTTATCTCGTATTGTCCAGGCGCAAGAAAAAAACAAGAAAAATATTTGTCGAGGGTTAAACAAATCTGTAGATAGAGATAAGTTTATTAGGAAGTATGCTTATTTAGTAAATTGGGTAGTTGGCAGACTTCCTGTTGCAAGCTTAAAAGGATTAGAGCGAGATGATTTAATTGGCTACGGTACAATTGGGCTCATTGAAGCAATTGATAGATTTGATCCAACCAAAGGTACTAACTTTAAGTCATTTGCAATTACAAGGATTAGAGGTTCTATTTATGACCAGTTAAGAGCATCTGACTGGTTAACAAGAGGCTCAAGGAAAAGAGTAAAAAATTTATATAATGCAATTAATGAATTAGAAACAAAACTTGGAAGGCATCCTAATGATAAAGAAATTGCAAAAGAGCTTTCAATTTCACTTCAAGAATTAAGAGCAATACAACAGGAATCTCAAATAGGAATTTATTCTTTAGATGAACCACGAGATAATGCTACAGAAGGCAGTGCTTGTCTCATTGACAATGTTTCATCTAATGCTACACCAGTATTAGAAGAGTTAGAGGAAAGTGAATTAAAAGAACAACTAATAAAAGCAATTGAGTCTTTACCAGAAAGAGAAAAAACAATAGTAGGTTTGTATCATTATAAAAAATTCACATTTAAAGAAATTGCAGAAGTTATGGATTTTTCTGAATCTAGGGCTAGCCAGATTCATGCAAGAGCAATTTCACTTTTAAAATCTAAGTTATTAAAGGATTAA
- the elbB gene encoding isoprenoid biosynthesis glyoxalase ElbB → MYKIGVLLSGCGVKDGSEIHEAVITLLAIDRENMQAVCMAPNKDQTQVINHVTNQPQNEKRNMLIEAARIARGNIKNIKDVKPNELDAVILPGGYGAACNLSSFSKDGVNALVIPEVEDFLKQVHKLKKPIGAICIAPNIVAKIFGSKKVEVTIGTDKNTSTKLEQMGAKHINKNVNEVVIDKNNLIVTTPAYMLAKGPAEVEVGIVKLVKAIAELVSKSMVTTPLEV, encoded by the coding sequence ATGTATAAAATTGGAGTTTTATTAAGTGGCTGTGGAGTAAAGGACGGTTCTGAAATTCATGAAGCAGTTATAACATTACTTGCAATTGATAGAGAAAATATGCAAGCAGTTTGTATGGCACCAAATAAGGATCAAACCCAAGTAATAAACCACGTTACTAACCAACCTCAAAATGAAAAAAGAAATATGTTAATTGAGGCTGCAAGAATTGCAAGGGGTAATATAAAAAACATTAAAGATGTAAAACCAAACGAACTTGATGCAGTCATTTTACCTGGAGGTTATGGTGCAGCTTGTAATTTAAGTTCTTTTTCAAAAGATGGTGTTAATGCACTAGTTATTCCTGAAGTAGAAGACTTTTTAAAACAAGTGCATAAACTTAAAAAACCAATTGGTGCTATATGCATTGCACCAAACATAGTTGCAAAAATATTTGGCAGCAAGAAAGTTGAAGTTACAATAGGCACAGACAAGAATACCTCAACAAAGCTAGAACAAATGGGGGCAAAACATATAAATAAAAATGTAAATGAGGTTGTTATTGACAAAAATAATTTAATTGTTACTACACCTGCTTATATGCTTGCAAAAGGGCCAGCTGAAGTAGAAGTTGGCATTGTTAAACTGGTTAAAGCAATTGCTGAACTAGTCAGTAAAAGCATGGTTACGACGCCTCTTGAGGTCTAA
- a CDS encoding DUF1802 family protein — translation MKFALKEWAVTTEALGQGQVVALWRKEPFESFIQKKLVLFPISSYQDQEIVKKEYLSLYEQSKGLNKDNQVQIKYWTVLEEIINIKTLDELLSISRELVNSEEYLKESWVSYPDHSRKLLLLRIYELEDPILILNSSDFAKSKPWIELKIDVPKSGSRPVLSFKEYSSKVRLIKALLEQAPKQEKVMVKL, via the coding sequence ATGAAATTTGCTTTAAAAGAATGGGCTGTAACTACAGAAGCTTTAGGGCAAGGACAAGTGGTAGCTCTCTGGAGAAAAGAGCCTTTTGAAAGTTTTATTCAAAAAAAATTGGTTTTATTTCCAATATCCTCTTACCAAGATCAGGAAATAGTAAAAAAAGAATACTTGTCATTATATGAACAGTCAAAAGGACTAAACAAGGATAATCAAGTTCAAATAAAATACTGGACAGTTTTAGAAGAAATAATCAACATTAAAACTCTTGACGAACTTTTAAGTATTTCCAGAGAATTAGTTAATAGTGAAGAATATTTAAAAGAGTCTTGGGTTTCTTACCCCGACCATAGCAGAAAGTTGCTCTTACTTAGGATTTATGAATTAGAAGATCCAATATTAATTCTAAACTCATCTGACTTCGCAAAATCTAAACCGTGGATTGAACTTAAAATAGATGTACCAAAGTCAGGAAGCAGGCCCGTTTTATCTTTTAAAGAATACAGTTCAAAAGTAAGGTTAATTAAAGCTTTACTTGAACAAGCACCTAAACAAGAAAAAGTCATGGTGAAACTCTAA
- the rlmN gene encoding 23S rRNA (adenine(2503)-C(2))-methyltransferase RlmN, translating to MFETIDKSSTKVSLSGLTESELIELVSNMNWPSFKGKQLHCWIYKKHISSFDEMSDLGIKEREFLKEKYELSTLKLKKKQTSTDKTIKYLWQLYDNNLVESVRMFLEDHKSYSACISSQVGCAVGCPFCATGTIGFKRNLKANEIIDQILGMQRDTKERISNIVFMGQGEPLLNYNEVIKSIHLIKDCIGIGARHITISTSGVISEIKKLAEENLQITLAVSLHAPDQKTRELLVPISRKYILKELIDSLHYYYSKTKRRITLEYIMLEDINDQIEKAKELAKLIKNLHCHINLIPYNHVGAFHGTPLLKRPSSGKIYKFKNVLENLSGKKTTIRHERGADIDAACGQLTSS from the coding sequence ATGTTTGAAACTATAGATAAAAGCAGCACCAAAGTCTCTTTATCAGGCCTCACTGAAAGTGAGCTTATAGAGCTTGTTTCTAATATGAATTGGCCTTCATTTAAAGGAAAACAGCTACATTGCTGGATTTATAAGAAACATATTTCTTCATTTGATGAAATGAGTGACTTAGGAATTAAAGAAAGAGAGTTTTTAAAAGAAAAATATGAACTAAGTACATTAAAGCTTAAAAAAAAACAAACAAGCACTGACAAAACAATTAAATATTTATGGCAACTTTATGACAATAACCTTGTTGAGTCAGTAAGAATGTTTCTTGAAGATCATAAATCATATAGTGCTTGTATAAGTTCTCAAGTAGGTTGTGCTGTTGGTTGTCCTTTTTGTGCTACTGGGACAATTGGATTTAAAAGAAACTTAAAAGCAAATGAAATTATAGATCAAATCCTAGGGATGCAAAGAGATACCAAAGAAAGAATTAGCAACATAGTTTTTATGGGACAAGGAGAACCACTTTTAAACTATAATGAGGTAATAAAATCCATTCATCTTATAAAAGATTGTATAGGTATTGGTGCTAGGCACATAACAATTTCTACAAGTGGAGTCATATCTGAAATTAAAAAACTTGCAGAAGAAAACTTACAAATTACTCTTGCAGTATCACTTCATGCGCCAGATCAAAAAACAAGAGAGCTACTTGTTCCAATTTCTAGAAAATATATACTTAAAGAATTAATAGATAGTCTACATTATTATTATAGTAAAACAAAAAGAAGAATAACTTTAGAGTATATTATGCTTGAAGATATAAATGACCAGATTGAAAAAGCAAAAGAGTTAGCAAAATTAATAAAAAATCTACATTGTCATATTAATTTAATTCCATATAACCATGTAGGGGCGTTCCATGGAACGCCTCTACTTAAAAGGCCATCCAGTGGAAAAATATATAAATTTAAAAATGTTCTTGAAAACCTAAGCGGCAAAAAAACAACTATCCGTCATGAAAGAGGGGCTGACATAGATGCTGCTTGTGGACAATTAACTAGCAGCTAG
- a CDS encoding S41 family peptidase: MKFKLNIKTLLKANLIMLFIFCLAVCSNFLAKNAKAGIEANFAFVTEEAENKNIDPDDLYAKVWDLIKRDYVDQAFNGQDWNIWKERYKGKLKTQDDAHKAIETMLVSLGDRYTRFLSKKDFEDEKQAINAKLSGIGIQIGLDKSQRLIVIAPIEGTPAAKAGLMPSDEIIEINGNSTKGISVEEAANQIKGPVGTQVTLTIARGKDTLKRIITRAEIPIKAIAKGHAKIIKNNLGYIRLNSFISQEATKEMKEALKELTKAHGLIIDLRDNPGGLLTNAIEISDIFLEDGVIVSTVDRDGYIQSVTADKRILTDKPIVVLVNENSASASEILSGALKDNQRATIVGSKTFGKGLVQGINKLDDGSGVNITIAKYLTPAKVDINQLGIQPDIEVKLSIDDYKASKGPWFSDPNQLPSKRKPDDGKDVQLVKGIETLKEMIKVVENQEGPSSSKTKKAKASL, translated from the coding sequence ATGAAATTCAAACTAAATATAAAAACATTACTTAAAGCAAATCTAATAATGCTTTTTATTTTTTGCCTTGCTGTTTGTTCAAACTTTTTAGCAAAAAATGCTAAAGCTGGTATTGAAGCTAACTTTGCATTTGTTACTGAAGAAGCTGAAAACAAAAATATAGATCCAGATGATCTTTATGCAAAGGTTTGGGATTTAATTAAGAGGGATTATGTTGATCAGGCATTTAACGGGCAAGACTGGAATATATGGAAAGAAAGGTACAAAGGAAAGTTAAAAACACAAGACGATGCTCATAAAGCCATTGAAACTATGTTAGTAAGCCTTGGAGACAGATACACAAGGTTTTTAAGTAAAAAAGATTTCGAGGATGAAAAGCAAGCTATAAATGCCAAACTAAGTGGGATTGGGATTCAAATTGGGCTTGACAAAAGCCAAAGGTTAATTGTGATTGCACCAATTGAAGGCACGCCAGCAGCAAAAGCTGGTCTAATGCCAAGTGATGAAATTATAGAAATCAATGGTAATTCTACAAAAGGTATTTCAGTTGAAGAAGCAGCAAATCAAATTAAAGGACCTGTTGGAACACAAGTTACACTAACAATAGCAAGAGGAAAAGATACCTTAAAAAGAATAATTACAAGAGCTGAAATTCCAATTAAAGCAATTGCAAAAGGTCATGCAAAAATAATAAAAAACAATCTTGGTTACATAAGGCTAAACAGTTTTATTTCACAAGAAGCTACAAAAGAAATGAAAGAAGCACTTAAGGAGCTTACAAAAGCTCATGGTCTCATTATTGATCTAAGGGATAATCCAGGAGGTTTATTAACAAATGCAATTGAAATTTCAGATATTTTTTTAGAAGATGGTGTAATTGTAAGCACTGTAGACCGGGATGGATACATCCAGTCAGTTACTGCTGATAAAAGGATTTTAACTGACAAACCAATTGTAGTTTTAGTAAATGAAAATAGTGCAAGTGCAAGTGAAATACTAAGCGGTGCATTAAAAGATAACCAGAGAGCAACAATAGTAGGCAGTAAAACATTTGGGAAAGGGCTTGTTCAAGGCATTAACAAGCTTGATGATGGTTCAGGTGTAAACATTACTATTGCTAAATATTTAACACCAGCAAAGGTAGACATAAACCAGTTAGGCATTCAGCCAGATATTGAAGTAAAACTTTCAATAGATGACTACAAAGCAAGCAAGGGCCCATGGTTTAGTGATCCAAATCAACTTCCATCAAAAAGAAAACCAGATGATGGGAAAGATGTCCAGCTTGTAAAAGGTATAGAAACACTAAAAGAAATGATTAAAGTAGTTGAAAACCAAGAAGGCCCCAGCTCTAGTAAAACTAAAAAAGCTAAAGCATCACTTTAG
- a CDS encoding HD domain-containing protein — protein MNLPSLIDFILPKQVKEVLKSLSLGSTEIYLVGGFIRDMFLGVSSQDLDFIVIDRSISEFCEELKTKFGGNWFFLDEETQTARFILSDEDCKDYTFDFTLVLKENLDVDFARRDFTINALAINLNNQDVLIDNFSGFKDLKNKIIRAVKLENLLDDPLRFIRAFRFAALLKGEICPETINFIKDNLNFFNEKISSERISSELWKILESDNSYKYVKQIADIGLLEKILPELTPMRKVTPNNFHHLWLFDHSIELVKTFEENLYKIPSWTKEELKNKAIAKFACLIHDIGKPGTWEIKKVNGEEKHTFYGHDKLGEQITKQIGERLKFSNLVIQTLSKLVRYHLRPYQLQQGDAPITQRALYRFFRDIGEDTPLLLILALADLYATLGPRIIKEDLIKSEKLILCLFDEYKKFQDSEKENLKKPKLLNGNEIINLTGLKPGPRLGALIKELDEAIGVGEVKTKEDAIKWVNSKVML, from the coding sequence TTGAATTTACCCAGTTTAATAGACTTTATATTACCCAAGCAAGTTAAAGAAGTACTAAAAAGTTTATCTCTTGGAAGTACAGAAATTTACCTTGTTGGCGGGTTTATTCGAGATATGTTTCTTGGGGTAAGCTCCCAGGATCTTGATTTCATCGTGATAGATAGAAGCATCTCTGAATTTTGTGAAGAGTTAAAAACAAAGTTTGGAGGAAACTGGTTTTTCTTAGATGAAGAAACTCAGACTGCAAGATTTATTCTTAGTGATGAAGATTGCAAAGACTATACTTTTGATTTTACACTTGTTTTAAAAGAAAACTTAGATGTTGATTTTGCAAGAAGAGATTTTACAATAAATGCCCTTGCAATAAATCTTAATAACCAGGATGTACTAATTGATAATTTTTCTGGCTTTAAAGATTTAAAAAACAAAATTATAAGAGCAGTAAAATTAGAAAATCTTCTGGATGATCCTTTGAGATTTATTAGAGCTTTTAGGTTTGCTGCTTTGCTTAAGGGGGAAATTTGTCCAGAAACAATAAATTTTATTAAAGACAATTTAAATTTTTTTAATGAAAAAATATCAAGCGAACGAATTTCAAGTGAACTTTGGAAGATATTAGAAAGTGATAATTCTTATAAATATGTTAAACAAATAGCTGACATTGGCTTGCTTGAAAAGATCTTGCCTGAACTAACTCCAATGAGAAAGGTTACTCCAAATAATTTTCATCATCTTTGGTTATTTGATCATTCAATTGAGCTTGTAAAAACTTTTGAGGAAAATCTTTATAAGATTCCTTCCTGGACAAAAGAAGAATTAAAAAATAAGGCTATTGCAAAGTTTGCATGTCTTATTCATGATATTGGTAAGCCAGGCACTTGGGAGATAAAAAAAGTTAATGGTGAAGAAAAGCACACCTTTTACGGACATGACAAGTTAGGTGAACAAATTACAAAACAAATTGGAGAAAGATTAAAGTTTAGTAATTTAGTTATTCAAACTCTTTCAAAATTAGTTCGTTACCATTTAAGACCTTACCAACTTCAACAGGGTGATGCACCAATTACCCAGCGTGCTTTATACAGGTTTTTCAGGGATATAGGTGAAGATACTCCTCTTTTATTAATATTAGCTTTAGCTGATCTTTATGCAACACTTGGTCCAAGAATTATAAAAGAAGATTTAATAAAAAGCGAAAAGTTAATTTTATGCTTATTTGATGAATATAAAAAATTTCAAGATAGTGAAAAAGAAAATTTAAAAAAGCCAAAACTTTTAAACGGAAACGAAATAATAAATTTAACAGGATTAAAACCAGGACCTAGATTAGGAGCTTTAATTAAAGAGCTAGATGAAGCAATTGGAGTTGGAGAAGTTAAAACAAAAGAAGATGCTATAAAATGGGTAAACTCTAAAGTGATGCTTTAG
- a CDS encoding penicillin acylase family protein has protein sequence MINKRTILKLTFIGLMCISLLTVISLIYVQFSQPKRSGQIRLEGLIDKATVYFDKHGRAHVFANNIHDLVFLQGYLTAQDRLFQMDIARRAAKGELAEILGTKGLVRDKFAHTIGLLRMAKKELQNSSKETLDILNYYSKGVTAYIKKHKHNLPVEFKVLNYKPKEWKPIDSIVIVKQIAEVTDTSWQLDLIRQEIYQRIPLEKAEELFEQDFPANPIINYDAKKYLVFDNYILKKPNLLQRWRNIKQKVALRKILEAPYFKIKKTIIEAADFLRSGSDRWEGFNGGSNCWVSSQAKILANDPHMELANPSFWYPIHLINKSSNLNVLGLSIPGIPGVLIGHNEKIAWGVTSLSADVQDVFVGEFKREFKNERSSSYKIIKSKIKIKNKKAPYVHKTIVTDCGPILDRDGNKALALKWNITEITDHDSVSSIWSLGKAKNWNEFRTALKKYNGSTLSFHYADINGNIGYQAAGLIPNRVKGGGSLPILGFSCKEHSLGNIPFEELPHAYNPQVGYIVSANNKIVSSDYIYDLGNNFLSPFRASRISTLLSNNKNLNLKKNLQIQKDLYSWVANYLTIEILEAYYKSEMSNKDLLPVVQLLNKWDFKLTSESPEAFIFEKTYENLLKKILINKLGADLAKDYLKEWRAASLSLIKILINEDKFWLPKGVKNYESLLLLSLQDAVKEIKLITKTSDPTKWRWGKYHVLTIEHPFSKALPILSLFINSGPMNVGGDRDTVSAFGTNNNLKVVWGPSARVVIDLKDFNNARVQIPLGTSAQFGSPYYRDQTKGWIENNDEPFVYDDELIKKSAKEILVVM, from the coding sequence ATGATAAACAAAAGAACAATACTTAAACTTACTTTTATAGGACTTATGTGCATTTCTTTATTAACAGTCATTAGCTTAATTTATGTTCAATTTAGCCAACCAAAACGAAGCGGACAAATTAGATTAGAAGGGCTTATTGACAAAGCAACTGTTTATTTTGATAAACATGGACGTGCTCATGTTTTTGCAAATAACATTCATGACTTAGTATTTTTACAAGGTTACTTAACTGCACAAGACAGATTATTTCAAATGGATATTGCAAGACGTGCTGCAAAAGGTGAACTTGCTGAAATCTTAGGTACGAAAGGGCTTGTTAGAGATAAGTTTGCCCATACAATTGGACTCCTTAGAATGGCAAAAAAAGAATTACAAAACTCAAGCAAAGAAACATTAGACATATTAAATTATTACAGTAAAGGTGTTACTGCATACATTAAAAAACACAAACACAATCTTCCAGTCGAGTTTAAAGTTTTAAACTACAAACCAAAAGAATGGAAACCAATTGACTCAATAGTTATAGTAAAACAAATTGCAGAAGTTACTGATACAAGCTGGCAGCTTGATTTAATAAGGCAGGAAATTTATCAAAGGATACCGCTTGAAAAAGCAGAAGAACTTTTTGAACAAGATTTTCCTGCCAATCCTATTATTAACTATGATGCAAAAAAATATCTTGTCTTCGATAATTACATTTTGAAAAAACCAAACTTATTACAAAGATGGAGAAACATAAAACAAAAAGTAGCACTAAGAAAAATACTTGAAGCCCCATATTTTAAAATTAAAAAAACAATTATAGAAGCTGCAGACTTTTTAAGAAGTGGCTCTGATCGCTGGGAAGGTTTTAATGGAGGCTCTAATTGCTGGGTTAGTAGCCAGGCTAAAATCCTTGCAAATGATCCTCACATGGAGTTGGCTAATCCAAGTTTTTGGTATCCAATTCATTTAATAAACAAATCAAGTAATTTAAATGTTTTAGGGCTTAGCATACCTGGAATTCCAGGAGTATTAATTGGACACAATGAGAAAATTGCATGGGGTGTTACAAGTTTATCAGCTGATGTCCAGGATGTGTTTGTTGGAGAATTTAAGAGAGAATTTAAAAATGAAAGGTCTTCTTCATATAAAATTATAAAATCAAAAATAAAAATAAAAAACAAGAAAGCACCTTACGTTCATAAAACAATAGTTACAGACTGTGGACCTATTTTAGATCGTGATGGAAACAAAGCCTTAGCATTAAAGTGGAACATAACTGAAATTACTGATCATGATTCTGTAAGTTCAATATGGAGTCTAGGAAAAGCAAAAAACTGGAATGAATTTAGAACTGCTCTAAAAAAATACAATGGTTCAACTTTAAGTTTTCATTATGCAGATATTAATGGAAATATTGGTTATCAAGCTGCTGGGTTGATTCCAAACAGAGTTAAAGGAGGAGGGAGCCTGCCAATTTTAGGTTTTAGTTGTAAAGAACACTCCTTAGGTAATATCCCTTTTGAAGAATTGCCACATGCATATAATCCACAAGTAGGTTACATTGTAAGTGCAAACAATAAAATAGTTAGCTCAGATTATATTTATGATCTTGGAAATAATTTCTTATCTCCATTTAGGGCAAGCAGGATTAGCACTCTTCTTTCAAACAATAAAAATCTGAACTTAAAAAAGAATTTACAAATCCAGAAAGATCTTTACAGTTGGGTGGCAAATTATTTAACAATAGAAATATTAGAAGCTTATTACAAATCAGAAATGTCAAACAAAGATCTTTTGCCAGTTGTACAACTTTTAAATAAATGGGATTTTAAGCTTACCAGTGAAAGTCCTGAAGCATTTATTTTTGAAAAAACATATGAAAATTTGCTAAAAAAGATTTTAATAAATAAGCTTGGAGCAGATCTTGCTAAAGACTATTTAAAAGAATGGAGAGCAGCTAGTCTTTCACTAATTAAAATATTAATTAACGAAGATAAATTCTGGCTGCCAAAAGGTGTAAAAAATTATGAATCGCTGCTTTTACTTTCTTTGCAAGATGCAGTGAAAGAAATTAAATTAATTACAAAAACAAGTGATCCTACAAAATGGAGGTGGGGGAAATACCATGTCCTAACTATTGAACACCCATTCAGTAAGGCCTTGCCAATATTAAGTCTATTTATAAATTCAGGCCCTATGAATGTGGGTGGAGACAGAGACACAGTTAGTGCTTTTGGAACAAATAACAATTTAAAAGTAGTCTGGGGTCCATCTGCAAGAGTAGTAATTGATTTAAAAGACTTTAATAATGCTCGTGTCCAGATACCACTTGGAACCTCAGCACAATTTGGAAGCCCTTATTACAGAGATCAAACAAAAGGTTGGATTGAAAATAATGATGAACCATTTGTTTATGATGATGAATTAATTAAGAAATCAGCGAAAGAGATATTAGTTGTGATGTAA
- the purL gene encoding phosphoribosylformylglycinamidine synthase subunit PurL: MNKELLAKLKLTTDEYLEIVRLIGREPNEVELHMFSVMWSEHCCYKNSKILLKEFPTKNKYVIVGPGENAGVIDLGDEIKIAFKIESHNRPTAVEPFQGAATGVGGILRDIFTMGARPIAILDSLRFGDLEKLRSRFLFSGTVNGISHYGNCTGIPNIGGEAYFYPTYNENPLVNAMAIGLIETKEIVKSSASGIGNPVFYVGSKTGRDGLGGASFASSGLTNKSHEDRPAVQVGDPFTEKVLIEACLEAFKTGYIIAAQDMGAAGLTCSISEMSAKGNVGIEIDLDKIPTRTDTLTPVEYMLSESQERMLFVVKKGVEKQILEIFKKWGLDSVQIGEIKNHGKVIVKHKNKIIVDIDAKVLVATTPVYKREAQEPEYFKKNKLFNQDLIPDLKKEEVLPVLKKLLASPNICSKKWIYSKYDHQVQTNTIIKPGGSAGIIRLQTVDHRLQTIDHRPGLAVSLDGNSMYVYLDPYLGSKIAVAEAARNVSCTGALPIAITNNLNFGNPEKPEIYWQLVESTKGIKEACAFLDTPVTGGNVSLYNEASGIDIWPTPVIGMIGYIDDVNLVIDHSFKAPEDLILLLGKQKNEIGASEYLYLQTNEVKGKVPELSFDLEKIVQASVRELIKRKLIKSAHDCSVGGLLITLCECGFQNEVGFKLSAISCQLSALCLDALLFGETQSRIVISTNKNNLQYVEKYLREANCPYELIGKVTDGSITIDDLNITTNIRELKNIWENALENHLS; this comes from the coding sequence ATAAATAAGGAATTACTAGCTAAGCTTAAACTTACTACAGATGAATACTTAGAGATAGTTAGACTTATTGGGAGAGAACCAAATGAAGTAGAACTACATATGTTTTCTGTAATGTGGTCTGAACATTGTTGTTATAAAAATTCAAAAATATTACTAAAAGAATTCCCTACAAAAAATAAATATGTAATTGTTGGACCAGGAGAAAATGCAGGTGTTATAGATCTTGGTGATGAAATTAAAATTGCATTTAAAATTGAATCTCATAACAGGCCAACTGCTGTAGAACCTTTTCAGGGAGCTGCTACTGGAGTTGGTGGAATTTTACGCGATATATTTACCATGGGAGCTAGACCAATTGCTATTTTAGATAGTTTACGTTTTGGAGATTTAGAAAAGCTAAGATCAAGATTTTTATTCAGTGGTACAGTAAATGGAATTTCTCACTATGGAAATTGTACTGGCATTCCAAATATTGGAGGAGAAGCATATTTTTATCCAACTTATAATGAAAACCCTCTTGTAAATGCTATGGCTATTGGTTTAATTGAGACAAAAGAAATTGTTAAATCAAGTGCTTCTGGAATTGGAAATCCAGTATTTTATGTAGGCTCAAAAACAGGCCGTGACGGACTAGGTGGTGCTAGTTTTGCAAGCTCTGGTTTAACTAATAAAAGTCATGAAGACAGGCCTGCTGTTCAGGTAGGTGATCCTTTTACTGAAAAAGTTTTAATTGAAGCATGCTTAGAAGCTTTTAAAACAGGCTACATAATAGCTGCACAAGACATGGGTGCTGCAGGTTTAACATGTTCTATTTCAGAAATGTCAGCAAAAGGCAATGTTGGTATTGAGATTGATTTAGATAAAATCCCAACCCGCACTGATACTTTAACTCCAGTTGAATACATGCTTTCAGAATCCCAGGAAAGAATGCTTTTTGTAGTTAAAAAAGGGGTTGAAAAACAAATTTTAGAAATATTTAAAAAATGGGGGCTAGATTCAGTACAAATTGGTGAAATTAAAAATCATGGCAAAGTAATTGTTAAACATAAAAATAAAATTATAGTTGACATTGACGCAAAAGTTTTAGTTGCTACTACACCTGTTTATAAAAGAGAAGCACAAGAACCTGAGTATTTTAAGAAAAACAAATTATTTAATCAAGACTTAATTCCTGATTTAAAAAAAGAAGAAGTTTTACCAGTCTTAAAAAAACTTTTAGCTTCACCAAATATTTGTTCTAAAAAATGGATTTACTCAAAATACGATCACCAGGTACAAACAAATACAATTATTAAGCCTGGTGGAAGTGCTGGAATAATAAGACTACAGACTGTGGACCATAGACTACAGACCATAGACCATAGACCTGGGCTTGCTGTTTCTCTTGATGGTAACTCAATGTATGTCTATCTTGATCCATATCTTGGATCAAAAATTGCAGTAGCTGAAGCTGCAAGAAATGTTTCTTGTACAGGAGCATTACCAATTGCAATTACAAATAATTTAAATTTTGGAAATCCTGAAAAGCCTGAGATCTACTGGCAGCTTGTTGAATCTACAAAAGGAATTAAAGAAGCATGTGCTTTTCTAGATACTCCTGTTACTGGAGGTAACGTTAGTCTTTATAATGAAGCAAGTGGAATAGATATTTGGCCTACTCCTGTAATTGGCATGATTGGCTACATTGATGATGTTAATTTAGTAATAGATCATTCTTTTAAAGCACCAGAAGATTTAATTTTACTTTTAGGTAAACAAAAAAACGAAATTGGTGCATCTGAATATTTATACTTACAAACCAATGAAGTTAAAGGTAAGGTACCAGAGCTAAGTTTTGATTTAGAAAAAATAGTTCAAGCTTCTGTAAGAGAACTTATAAAAAGAAAACTAATTAAATCTGCACATGATTGTTCAGTTGGAGGGCTACTTATAACGCTTTGTGAGTGTGGATTTCAAAATGAAGTTGGTTTTAAGCTATCAGCTATCAGCTGTCAGCTGTCAGCTCTTTGTTTAGATGCATTGTTATTTGGCGAAACTCAAAGTCGTATTGTAATTAGCACAAATAAAAATAATTTACAGTACGTAGAGAAATATCTAAGAGAAGCAAATTGTCCTTATGAGTTAATTGGTAAAGTTACAGATGGAAGCATAACCATAGATGATTTAAATATTACAACAAACATAAGAGAGCTAAAAAATATCTGGGAAAATGCTTTAGAGAATCACTTATCTTAA